From a single Chitinophaga sp. Cy-1792 genomic region:
- a CDS encoding phosphatidate cytidylyltransferase, translating to MKKNVYPMAFALMMLLSSCSVIGGIFKAGVWTGIIIVAILIAVIVWLISRSSGRD from the coding sequence ATGAAAAAAAACGTATATCCGATGGCGTTTGCCCTGATGATGTTGTTAAGTAGCTGTTCTGTTATTGGCGGTATTTTTAAGGCGGGGGTATGGACAGGGATTATTATAGTGGCGATATTGATTGCCGTGATCGTCTGGTTGATATCGCGGAGTAGTGGCAGGGATTAA